Proteins encoded by one window of Candidatus Stoquefichus sp. SB1:
- a CDS encoding PTS sugar transporter subunit IIC encodes MSTENMSFMDKLMAKVDVIAGPMTRFGQIPFIKAVVNGMVGSIGVTMVGSIFLIIFLLCSDGGLTETALLPFMKPWAGDLALINSLSMGMMAVYIVIAMGAEYAEIKGFNKTTGAVGAFFAFILLNYNAVGKLFVEGVAADALPNALEITYWGGAGVITAMVAGAIAINVIHLCYKYHIRIKLPDSVPPAISDSFSAIIPYFIIAIICWGIRTIGGLNIPEMIGNMLLPVLSAADNIFVYSLQQFLSALLWTCGLHGDNITGAVTSAFLNTWIGENNAAAMAGTAVANLPYTWTPNLCRLSQWVSSCWPILIYMVMSSKKLPHLKPLAAICFPPAIFCIVEPIMFGLPVVLNPFLIIPFVVTHTVTGALTYWLTSISFVGKMYLNLPWATPSPILGYLAAGGSIGGFIVVFINLAIGMVIFYPFWKAYEKSEVKRLEEEAAATVAANA; translated from the coding sequence ATGTCTACTGAAAACATGTCCTTTATGGACAAATTGATGGCAAAAGTTGATGTCATCGCTGGACCAATGACAAGGTTTGGTCAAATACCATTCATTAAAGCAGTTGTTAATGGTATGGTTGGATCAATCGGGGTTACTATGGTTGGTTCTATTTTCTTAATTATTTTTCTTTTATGTTCTGATGGTGGTTTAACAGAAACTGCATTGTTGCCATTCATGAAGCCTTGGGCTGGTGATTTAGCTTTAATTAATAGCTTATCTATGGGGATGATGGCTGTTTACATTGTGATTGCAATGGGAGCTGAATATGCTGAAATTAAAGGTTTCAATAAGACAACAGGTGCTGTTGGTGCATTCTTTGCATTTATCTTATTAAACTACAATGCTGTTGGTAAGTTATTTGTTGAAGGTGTTGCTGCTGATGCATTGCCAAATGCCCTTGAAATTACTTACTGGGGTGGTGCTGGTGTTATTACTGCTATGGTTGCTGGTGCAATTGCAATTAATGTTATTCATTTGTGCTATAAATATCATATCCGTATTAAATTACCTGATTCTGTACCTCCTGCAATTTCTGATAGTTTCTCAGCAATTATTCCTTATTTCATTATTGCAATTATTTGTTGGGGAATTAGAACAATCGGTGGTCTTAATATTCCAGAAATGATTGGAAATATGTTATTACCTGTTTTGTCTGCTGCTGACAATATCTTTGTTTATTCTTTACAACAATTCTTATCTGCATTGTTATGGACTTGTGGTTTACATGGTGATAATATCACTGGTGCTGTTACAAGTGCATTCTTAAATACTTGGATTGGTGAAAATAATGCTGCTGCTATGGCTGGAACTGCAGTTGCTAATTTACCATATACTTGGACACCAAACTTATGTAGATTATCTCAATGGGTATCTAGCTGCTGGCCAATCTTAATTTATATGGTTATGTCAAGTAAGAAATTACCTCACTTAAAACCATTGGCTGCTATTTGTTTCCCACCTGCAATCTTCTGTATTGTTGAACCAATTATGTTTGGTTTACCAGTTGTGTTGAATCCTTTCTTGATTATTCCATTTGTTGTTACACATACAGTAACTGGAGCTTTAACTTATTGGTTAACAAGTATTAGTTTTGTAGGAAAAATGTATTTGAATTTACCATGGGCAACACCATCTCCTATCTTAGGTTATTTAGCTGCTGGAGGTTCAATTGGTGGATTTATTGTTGTATTTATTAACTTAGCAATTGGTATGGTTATCTTCTATCCATTCTGGAAAGCTTATGAAAAATCTGAAGTGAAGAGATTGGAAGAAGAAGCTGCTGCAACTGTTGCTGCAAACGCTTAA
- a CDS encoding TIM44-like domain-containing protein, with translation MDEKLKMNIQKADSQFVESDFYNWCKDVMNELEEAWSNKDIELLAEYETKQLFSLHQEQLKNMEQRNVKNVVKDIQINSLHIVGYEQKKDLDCIEVNIEMSLIDYYCSIDSAEILRGSSTKKRNVKYKVVFVKDVHIQSDGFQSLKSLTVCPYCGAPIDLKKTSHCEYCQRDIHARKSCYKIDELEILTLV, from the coding sequence ATGGATGAAAAACTAAAAATGAATATTCAAAAAGCTGATTCACAATTTGTAGAAAGTGATTTTTATAATTGGTGTAAAGATGTGATGAATGAGTTAGAAGAAGCATGGTCGAATAAAGATATTGAGTTATTGGCTGAATATGAAACAAAACAACTGTTCTCGCTTCATCAAGAACAGTTGAAAAATATGGAACAGCGAAATGTTAAAAATGTTGTGAAAGATATCCAAATAAATAGTCTTCATATTGTTGGATATGAGCAGAAAAAAGATTTGGATTGTATTGAAGTCAATATAGAGATGTCTTTAATTGATTATTATTGTTCTATTGATAGTGCAGAAATTTTACGTGGTTCTTCAACCAAAAAAAGAAATGTTAAATATAAGGTTGTCTTTGTTAAAGATGTGCATATACAATCTGATGGTTTTCAATCATTAAAAAGTTTAACTGTCTGCCCATATTGTGGAGCACCTATTGATCTGAAAAAAACAAGTCATTGTGAATATTGTCAAAGAGATATTCATGCTAGAAAAAGTTGCTATAAAATAGATGAATTAGAGATATTAACACTTGTATAG
- a CDS encoding BglG family transcription antiterminator, with product MNLKKNEIEIIKLLISSTQYISSYDIATATGINRRLVRDEMLNIKKILKTLGYELISKTSKGYIIEGKSSLSLQALANVIEDAERQRESIFPTLPWERQNYIIKRLIDKNDYMKIDDLADELLISRSTISCDLKQARQTVKKYGLTMHQKPNYGICIVGDEVNKRKPICDYLFTNLRQSEMFYDYLNSYIAEKDSLEYGIIEIIKKHQVEMSDIALCDFLLSLSVSITRILSGYTITETPDLSPIEGRHEFLAASDIAEFIQKRIQCQMNENEINQMAIQLICKRSSKGIEPINEASTLILINEILDEIQKQTLLEFQDEKFKTIFTLYIEAALIRITYHEKIRNPLYDELKTTYPLAYELAEITSSVIKKYTHQSLSMSELAFFAIIFNTHIQNQKINKKRVLLLCGLGGGAEDLSASQILDRFESQIDIIKTSQYYKLPDEDLSQYDFIISTVPIHKQLSIPYINISQIINQDDLDKIENYLSYLFNKNKIETIFHPKLFKAHVKAKNKTDVMNTFYKMLKSQYPTLKESFKNSLSMKDQRTIIGYKNKVGIVKLNKPLNNNNILAVLILNDPILWDKHELQIIILFSCLDTNNYIYNTLTNTLINLTIKENHIESFIAQANYADFLKMMIKHQ from the coding sequence GTGAATTTAAAGAAAAATGAAATTGAAATTATAAAGTTATTGATTTCATCAACTCAGTATATATCTTCATATGATATTGCAACAGCAACAGGTATTAATCGTCGCTTAGTCAGAGATGAAATGTTAAATATCAAGAAAATATTAAAAACCCTTGGTTATGAACTGATTTCTAAAACTTCTAAAGGTTATATTATTGAAGGAAAATCATCACTTTCTTTACAAGCTTTAGCAAATGTTATTGAAGATGCTGAACGTCAGCGTGAATCCATTTTTCCTACTCTTCCATGGGAACGTCAAAATTATATTATTAAAAGATTAATTGATAAAAATGATTATATGAAAATAGATGATTTGGCTGATGAACTATTGATTAGTCGTTCAACGATTTCATGTGATTTAAAACAAGCCCGTCAGACTGTGAAAAAGTATGGCTTAACAATGCATCAAAAACCTAATTATGGAATTTGTATCGTTGGTGATGAAGTGAATAAACGTAAACCTATTTGTGATTATTTATTTACAAATTTAAGACAGTCAGAAATGTTTTATGACTATTTAAATTCATATATAGCTGAAAAAGATTCATTAGAATATGGTATTATTGAAATTATCAAAAAACATCAGGTAGAAATGTCTGACATTGCTTTATGTGATTTTCTTTTAAGTCTTTCTGTCAGTATTACAAGAATTCTTTCAGGTTATACGATTACTGAAACACCAGATTTATCTCCTATTGAAGGACGACATGAATTTTTAGCAGCAAGTGATATTGCTGAATTTATTCAAAAACGTATTCAATGTCAAATGAATGAAAATGAAATCAATCAAATGGCAATTCAACTTATCTGTAAAAGATCTTCAAAGGGAATTGAACCTATCAATGAAGCAAGTACATTGATATTAATCAATGAAATTCTTGACGAGATTCAAAAACAAACCCTTTTAGAATTTCAAGATGAAAAATTTAAAACTATCTTTACATTATATATCGAAGCGGCATTGATCCGTATTACATATCATGAAAAAATAAGAAATCCCCTCTATGATGAATTAAAAACAACCTACCCTCTGGCTTATGAACTAGCAGAAATTACTTCATCCGTTATAAAAAAATATACGCATCAATCTTTATCAATGAGTGAATTAGCATTTTTTGCAATTATATTTAATACGCATATTCAAAATCAAAAAATCAATAAAAAAAGAGTTCTTTTACTATGTGGATTAGGTGGTGGAGCCGAAGATTTAAGTGCTTCTCAAATTTTAGACCGCTTTGAAAGTCAAATTGATATCATTAAAACTTCACAGTATTATAAACTTCCAGATGAAGATTTATCACAGTATGATTTTATTATTTCAACAGTCCCTATTCATAAACAATTATCTATCCCATATATTAATATTTCACAAATTATTAATCAGGATGATCTTGATAAAATAGAAAACTACCTGTCTTATCTTTTTAATAAAAATAAAATTGAAACAATTTTTCATCCTAAGCTCTTTAAAGCACATGTCAAAGCCAAAAATAAAACAGATGTTATGAATACATTTTATAAAATGCTTAAATCTCAATATCCAACATTAAAAGAATCATTTAAAAATAGTTTATCTATGAAAGATCAAAGAACTATTATTGGATATAAAAATAAAGTTGGTATTGTTAAACTCAATAAACCATTAAACAATAACAATATTTTAGCAGTATTAATACTAAATGATCCTATTCTTTGGGATAAACATGAACTTCAAATCATCATCCTCTTTTCATGTCTAGATACAAATAATTATATCTATAACACATTAACCAATACACTCATCAATTTAACAATTAAAGAAAATCATATTGAATCTTTTATAGCCCAGGCAAACTATGCTGATTTCTTAAAAATGATGATAAAACACCAGTAA
- a CDS encoding PCI domain-containing protein: protein MKKSKSWTLIIVLLIFVWPVGLFFLVQKLRNDKTAVFQKSSVLKYISYVLIGFGAISIILTLTGQMEQTVDGVTTVVTGSDMIFYIVVSLLFIAGGVLILRKSRSIEAERKQYRDYISLIVNSKVTSIAKISSALAISATQVTQDLQNMIDKGYFQNAYIDKTKQCIVLENHSQNVTTQENIDNDFRTVVCPGCGAQNVIKGHGTTECEYCGTLLH from the coding sequence ATGAAAAAATCAAAATCGTGGACACTTATTATTGTTTTATTGATTTTTGTATGGCCAGTTGGACTCTTTTTCCTAGTTCAAAAATTAAGGAATGATAAAACTGCAGTTTTCCAAAAATCATCAGTTTTAAAATATATATCATATGTTTTAATTGGTTTTGGAGCCATTTCTATTATCCTGACATTAACTGGACAAATGGAACAAACTGTAGATGGAGTGACAACTGTTGTAACTGGTAGTGATATGATTTTCTATATTGTTGTTAGTCTTCTTTTTATTGCTGGAGGCGTATTAATATTAAGAAAAAGCAGATCTATTGAAGCAGAAAGAAAGCAATATCGTGATTATATATCACTCATTGTCAATTCAAAGGTGACATCCATCGCTAAAATTTCATCAGCTCTTGCTATTTCTGCTACGCAAGTCACTCAAGATTTACAGAATATGATTGACAAAGGATATTTTCAAAATGCTTATATAGATAAAACAAAGCAGTGTATTGTTTTAGAAAATCATTCTCAAAATGTGACAACGCAAGAAAATATAGATAATGATTTCCGGACAGTTGTATGTCCTGGCTGTGGGGCACAGAATGTGATAAAAGGTCATGGAACAACGGAGTGTGAGTATTGTGGAACACTCTTGCATTAA
- a CDS encoding zinc-ribbon domain-containing protein — MYCRKCGAKLSDTAKFCDSCGEEVKVIKQRSDSQKYEERQKNDQSKESKKKIKQDQKIDELKNPYVIPALGTAILAFGLAIFPWPISWGIGTSLWMRIAILLIALLSDYHCTKSRQVNNLYHIQYRYRVQPQLVKTATILATLTTVVALFALINM, encoded by the coding sequence ATGTATTGTCGAAAATGTGGTGCAAAATTAAGTGATACAGCAAAGTTCTGTGATAGCTGTGGTGAAGAAGTGAAAGTTATAAAACAACGTAGCGATAGCCAAAAGTATGAAGAACGACAAAAAAATGATCAGTCTAAGGAGTCTAAAAAGAAAATAAAACAAGATCAAAAGATTGATGAATTAAAAAATCCTTATGTGATTCCAGCTTTAGGTACGGCTATTTTAGCATTTGGATTAGCTATTTTTCCATGGCCCATTAGCTGGGGAATTGGAACGAGTTTATGGATGAGAATTGCTATTTTATTGATTGCATTATTGTCAGATTATCATTGTACAAAGTCTCGACAAGTCAATAATTTATATCATATTCAATATCGTTATCGTGTCCAGCCACAATTGGTTAAAACAGCTACAATTCTTGCGACTTTAACAACTGTTGTTGCTTTATTTGCTTTGATTAATATGTAA
- a CDS encoding manganese catalase family protein, with the protein MFKYESRYLHPVKVDKPNPNYATLLQEQLGGPQGELKAAMQYFAQSFRIRDKEIRDLFLDIATEELCHLEMIAELINLLNGGQPCAQDATIGSVEAHVLSGLTPMLANASGYLWTAAYVNETGDLAADILSDIASEQRAKVVYENLYRQIDDQGVRETIDFLLNREEAHNTMFRQAFNKIQESARSQQNWGVTKDSRIYFDLSNLDGQNFDPNDVPPSFNLDKF; encoded by the coding sequence ATGTTTAAATATGAAAGTCGTTATTTACATCCTGTTAAAGTGGATAAACCTAATCCTAATTATGCAACACTCTTACAAGAACAATTAGGTGGCCCACAGGGAGAATTAAAAGCTGCTATGCAATATTTTGCACAAAGTTTTAGAATTCGAGATAAAGAAATAAGAGATTTATTCTTGGATATTGCAACTGAAGAATTATGTCATTTAGAAATGATTGCTGAATTAATCAATTTATTAAATGGTGGTCAGCCATGTGCTCAAGATGCTACAATTGGTAGTGTTGAAGCCCATGTCTTATCAGGACTTACACCTATGTTAGCAAATGCATCTGGCTATTTATGGACTGCTGCATATGTTAATGAAACAGGTGATTTAGCTGCTGATATCTTATCAGACATTGCATCAGAACAACGTGCAAAAGTTGTTTATGAAAATCTTTATCGTCAAATTGATGATCAAGGAGTTAGAGAAACAATTGATTTCTTATTAAATCGTGAAGAAGCACACAATACAATGTTTAGACAGGCATTTAATAAAATTCAGGAATCTGCACGTTCTCAACAAAATTGGGGAGTCACAAAAGATTCACGTATCTATTTTGACTTATCTAATTTAGATGGACAAAACTTTGATCCTAATGATGTTCCACCAAGCTTTAATCTTGATAAATTCTAA
- a CDS encoding YitT family protein, whose protein sequence is MSYQTIKNIIGILIGNTIYALAVLLFIVPNGLITGGSTGLAIAAHHVFGIPITVFVSIFNIGMFGIGFWILGKTFALTTLISTFYFPFILSLLEKTIGYTQMTSDPLLAALLGGVLIGSAIGIVIKCNASTGGMDIPPLVINKKIGIPVSVSMYAFDFMILLMQVFYTDREMVLYGIVLVATYTLVLDKVLVVGKAQTEIMIVSKEYAKINEAIIHELDRGTTMLKSISGYMKNEYPVVMTVVSNRELPKLNNLVLNIDEHAFMVISKVNEVRGRGFTFKKEYIES, encoded by the coding sequence ATGTCATATCAAACAATAAAAAATATAATAGGAATTTTAATTGGGAATACTATATATGCATTAGCAGTTTTATTATTTATTGTCCCTAATGGATTAATTACAGGTGGTTCAACTGGTCTTGCAATTGCTGCTCATCATGTCTTTGGAATTCCTATTACAGTATTTGTTTCTATTTTTAATATAGGTATGTTTGGCATTGGTTTTTGGATATTAGGGAAAACATTTGCCTTAACAACCTTAATTAGTACTTTTTATTTTCCTTTTATATTAAGTCTATTGGAAAAAACAATAGGTTATACACAAATGACAAGTGATCCATTATTAGCTGCTTTGCTAGGTGGAGTCTTGATAGGAAGTGCTATTGGTATTGTGATTAAATGTAATGCTTCTACTGGTGGAATGGATATCCCACCATTAGTTATTAATAAAAAAATTGGCATTCCTGTTTCTGTTTCAATGTATGCTTTTGATTTTATGATTTTATTGATGCAAGTCTTTTATACTGATAGAGAAATGGTTTTGTATGGAATTGTTTTGGTAGCAACTTACACATTGGTTTTAGATAAGGTTCTTGTTGTTGGAAAAGCACAAACAGAAATTATGATAGTTTCAAAAGAATATGCTAAAATCAATGAAGCTATTATTCATGAATTAGATCGTGGCACAACGATGTTAAAGTCTATTTCTGGTTATATGAAAAATGAATATCCTGTTGTTATGACTGTTGTTTCTAATCGTGAATTACCTAAATTAAATAATTTAGTACTTAATATTGATGAACATGCTTTTATGGTTATTAGTAAAGTTAATGAAGTTCGTGGACGTGGATTTACGTTTAAAAAAGAATATATTGAATCATAA
- a CDS encoding zinc-ribbon domain-containing protein — MKECPYCHKDLPDDSTFCTYCGKPLKKVNIQDLEKAKEKIEKERESQKIDPSLKQNPRQNSWSKLGLMLFLISLIGFDFIVGSIVGSLGMDTKFVFIISMVGYIGAIGCGVMSFMIDRQDKKRGFQPNGNSKFAMVAIIMSGYIALLNLTTVILK; from the coding sequence ATGAAAGAATGTCCATATTGTCATAAAGATTTACCTGATGATTCTACATTTTGTACTTATTGTGGTAAACCATTAAAAAAAGTAAATATACAAGATTTAGAGAAAGCGAAGGAAAAAATTGAAAAAGAGCGAGAAAGTCAAAAGATTGATCCTTCTTTAAAACAAAATCCTCGTCAAAATAGTTGGAGTAAACTTGGACTGATGCTTTTCCTCATTTCTTTGATTGGATTTGATTTTATTGTTGGTTCCATTGTTGGCTCATTAGGAATGGATACAAAGTTTGTATTTATAATAAGCATGGTTGGTTATATCGGAGCTATTGGCTGTGGAGTTATGTCATTTATGATTGATCGTCAGGATAAGAAAAGAGGTTTCCAACCAAATGGAAATAGTAAGTTTGCAATGGTGGCGATTATTATGAGTGGTTACATTGCTTTATTGAATTTAACGACAGTGATCTTAAAGTAA
- a CDS encoding type I phosphomannose isomerase catalytic subunit: protein MSVLFFKPIPRPAIWGHTLLKDYFGYKDFPDGIGQSWSFSAQENASTICISDPYQGKTLLELWQTHQELFGHPYEDFPVIISLVAPEDDLSLQVHPDDEHAHHVGFASGKNEAWYFIEAQENANIVYGHEAKNEEDLRKYIQADHWDELIRHLDVHKGDFVYLPAGLLHALKKGSIVYEIQQATDITYRFYDYHRKDEHGKERELHLEQAIDCLSYDRQAMKNDIHPMVTSGEHYQQTVFISNDSFTVTKLEITGLYEYCYDNYQLATIVKGSGTVDNREVKIGDSFLIPINNQVQLNGQMTIMMTTK, encoded by the coding sequence ATGAGCGTATTATTTTTTAAACCGATTCCTAGACCTGCTATCTGGGGACATACACTATTAAAAGATTATTTTGGATATAAAGATTTTCCTGATGGTATAGGCCAGTCATGGTCATTTAGTGCCCAAGAGAATGCATCAACAATTTGTATTAGTGATCCATATCAAGGAAAAACATTATTAGAATTATGGCAGACACATCAGGAATTATTTGGTCATCCATATGAGGATTTCCCAGTTATTATTTCTCTTGTTGCTCCTGAAGATGACTTGAGTCTACAAGTTCATCCTGACGATGAGCATGCCCATCATGTTGGCTTTGCATCTGGTAAAAATGAAGCGTGGTATTTTATTGAAGCTCAGGAAAATGCGAATATTGTTTATGGACATGAAGCGAAAAATGAAGAAGATTTAAGAAAATATATTCAAGCGGATCATTGGGATGAACTGATTCGCCATTTAGATGTTCATAAGGGAGATTTTGTTTATTTGCCAGCTGGGCTCTTACATGCTTTAAAAAAAGGAAGTATTGTTTACGAAATTCAACAAGCAACAGATATCACATATCGTTTCTATGATTATCATCGCAAAGATGAACATGGTAAAGAACGTGAGCTTCATTTAGAACAAGCTATTGATTGTTTATCTTATGATAGGCAAGCAATGAAAAATGATATTCATCCTATGGTGACAAGTGGTGAGCACTATCAACAGACTGTCTTTATTTCTAATGACTCTTTTACAGTTACAAAATTAGAAATAACTGGATTGTATGAATATTGTTATGACAATTATCAACTTGCGACAATTGTAAAAGGCAGTGGAACAGTTGATAATAGAGAAGTTAAAATAGGAGATAGTTTTTTGATCCCAATCAATAATCAAGTTCAATTGAATGGACAAATGACAATTATGATGACAACAAAGTGA
- a CDS encoding SPFH domain-containing protein: MAIIDFVKYDGAPDIFAWKYPNQELSTWTQLVVNESQEAILYKSGKALDLFGPGRHVLDTANIPLLTGLIGLPFGGKSPFTAEVWFINKIVSMDIKWGTPSPIQLQDPKYKVFLPVRSYGQFAIKIEDSRQFLTSLVGTLPYFDKEHVTKYFKGIYLTKVKDAISSFILKEGISVLEINASLEELSDYIYQKMIPEMAKYGISIVNFNINDISIPEDDSAVKKLKDALAKRAEMDILGYNYQQERSFDTLEGAAKNEGGSGGMMGAGIGLGMGVGIGGPMGQQVGGLTSQIDTSTKMKECPKCHQKIEETAKFCPMCGADTRISDTKECPHCHASIPVSAKFCPECGQPIRKVCPKCGVEVGANVKFCPECGEKL, from the coding sequence ATGGCAATTATTGATTTTGTAAAGTATGATGGGGCACCAGATATCTTTGCCTGGAAGTACCCAAATCAGGAGTTAAGTACATGGACACAGTTGGTTGTCAATGAGTCACAGGAAGCAATTCTTTATAAAAGTGGTAAAGCATTAGATTTATTTGGACCAGGTCGTCATGTTTTAGATACTGCAAATATTCCACTATTAACAGGATTAATTGGTCTTCCTTTTGGTGGGAAATCACCATTTACAGCAGAAGTTTGGTTTATTAATAAAATTGTATCGATGGATATTAAATGGGGAACACCTTCACCTATACAATTACAAGATCCTAAATATAAAGTTTTTTTACCAGTGAGATCTTATGGACAGTTTGCTATTAAAATCGAAGATTCAAGACAGTTCTTAACATCTTTAGTAGGGACGCTTCCTTATTTTGATAAAGAACATGTGACAAAATATTTTAAAGGCATTTATCTAACGAAAGTTAAAGATGCGATTTCTTCATTTATTCTTAAAGAAGGAATTAGTGTTCTAGAAATCAATGCTTCATTAGAAGAATTATCAGATTATATTTATCAAAAAATGATTCCTGAAATGGCTAAATATGGAATTTCAATTGTTAATTTTAATATTAATGATATTAGTATCCCAGAAGATGATTCAGCAGTTAAGAAATTAAAAGATGCTCTTGCAAAACGTGCTGAAATGGATATATTAGGATATAACTATCAACAGGAAAGATCGTTCGATACACTGGAAGGTGCTGCTAAGAACGAAGGCGGAAGTGGTGGCATGATGGGTGCTGGAATTGGTCTTGGCATGGGTGTAGGAATTGGTGGACCTATGGGTCAACAAGTTGGCGGACTGACAAGTCAAATTGATACATCTACAAAGATGAAAGAATGTCCAAAATGTCATCAAAAAATAGAAGAAACTGCTAAATTCTGTCCAATGTGTGGTGCTGATACAAGAATCAGTGATACTAAAGAGTGTCCTCACTGTCATGCCAGTATTCCAGTAAGTGCTAAGTTTTGCCCTGAATGTGGGCAGCCAATAAGAAAAGTTTGTCCAAAATGTGGTGTAGAAGTCGGAGCAAATGTAAAATTTTGTCCGGAATGCGGTGAAAAATTATGA
- a CDS encoding Mrp/NBP35 family ATP-binding protein encodes MSNECNHDCGSCQEECDERSFLAPMNAHSSVKKVIGIVSGKGGVGKSSITSLLAVLKQREGKKVAVLDGDITGPSIGTTFGVEGVELYSNGQEIIPAKTQYGTKIISTNLLLDHPEDPVVWRGPILAGMIKQFWSDVQWGDVDYMFVDMPPGTGDVPLTVFQSLPMDGIVIVTSPQELVGMIVGKAVNMAKKMNIPILGIVENMSYVECPDCGHKIFVFGKSHLEEVAEKYDLKILGHLPLDSELAKLCDMGMIEDYSSEWLDEFNEIVKEF; translated from the coding sequence ATGAGTAATGAATGCAATCATGATTGTGGATCATGTCAAGAAGAATGTGATGAAAGAAGTTTTCTAGCACCAATGAATGCTCATTCTTCTGTTAAAAAAGTCATTGGTATTGTCAGTGGTAAAGGCGGTGTAGGGAAATCTTCTATAACATCTTTATTAGCTGTTTTAAAACAACGTGAAGGGAAAAAAGTTGCTGTGTTAGATGGTGACATTACAGGGCCTTCCATTGGAACAACTTTTGGTGTAGAAGGAGTAGAACTTTATTCTAATGGACAGGAAATTATTCCTGCAAAAACACAATATGGAACAAAAATTATATCTACAAACTTACTGTTAGATCACCCAGAAGATCCAGTTGTTTGGCGTGGGCCCATTTTAGCTGGTATGATAAAGCAATTTTGGAGTGATGTTCAATGGGGCGACGTTGATTATATGTTTGTCGATATGCCACCTGGAACTGGAGATGTTCCATTGACAGTCTTTCAGTCTTTACCAATGGATGGTATTGTGATTGTGACAAGCCCTCAAGAATTAGTTGGAATGATTGTTGGTAAAGCAGTGAATATGGCTAAAAAGATGAATATACCTATTTTGGGAATTGTTGAAAATATGAGTTATGTAGAATGTCCAGATTGTGGTCATAAGATTTTTGTATTTGGAAAGAGTCATTTAGAAGAAGTGGCTGAAAAATATGATTTAAAGATTCTAGGACACTTACCATTGGATAGTGAACTAGCAAAGTTATGTGATATGGGAATGATTGAAGATTATTCATCAGAGTGGTTAGATGAATTTAATGAGATAGTCAAAGAATTTTAA